From the Bombus pascuorum chromosome 7, iyBomPasc1.1, whole genome shotgun sequence genome, one window contains:
- the LOC132909135 gene encoding loricrin-like, whose product MKPAKTWAPLAATVLATALLLQPIYAEAPISGSYLPPSTSYGTPNLGGGGPSSTYGAPSGGGGGGGGGGGGRPSSSYGAPSSSYGAPSSTYGAPSGGRPSSTYGAPSNGGGRPSSTYGAPSGGGRPSSTYGAPGGGNGFGGGLSSSYGAPSRGSSISASYSAPISGGGGVSTSYGAPTGGGYSRPSSTYGTPSTGGGSFGGSGGYSGGGGGYSGGGGGYSGGGNGGYSGGGGYSGGGGNGGYSGGGGNGGYSGGGGNGGYSGGGGNGGYSGGGGNGGYSGGGGYSGGGGGGYSGGGGGGYSGGGGNGGYSGGGGYSGGGGGGGYSGGGGGQSYASNGGYQY is encoded by the exons ATGAAGCCCGCGAAAACATGGGCTCCCCTGGCAGCGACCGTGCTCGCTACGGCCCTGCTCTTGCAACCTATCTACGCCGAGG CTCCAATTTCGGGTAGCTACTTACCACCATCAACAAGCTATGGGACACCGAACTTAGGAGGAGGTGGCCCATCATCCACCTACGGTGCACCGTCCGGTGGTGGTGgaggcggcggcggcggtggtggCGGTCGTCCTTCCTCGAGCTATGGAGCACCATCCAGTAGCTATGGAGCACCATCTAGCACCTATGGCGCTCCATCCGGAGGAAGACCATCTAGCACCTACGGAGCACCTTCCAACGGTGGTGGCAGACCATCTTCGACCTATGGTGCACCATCAGGTGGCGGAAGACCGTCTAGCACTTATGGCGCTCCTGGAGGCGGCAACGGCTTCGGCGGTGGATTGTCGTCCAGCTATGGCGCACCATCGCGTGGATCATCGATATCCGCTAGTTACTCAGCACCTATttctggaggtggtggagtgTCCACCAGCTATGGCGCGCCTACTGGAGGCGGATACTCGAGACCATCTTCCACTTACGGTACACCTAGCACCGGTGGTGGCAGTTTCGGagg TTCCGGTGGATATTCTGGAGGCGGTGGTGGTTACTCTGGAGGCGGAGGTGGCTACTCTGGAGGTGGAAACGGAGGATATTCCGGTGGTGGTGGCTACTCCGGCGGCGGTGGAAACGGTGGATACTCTGGCGGAGGTGGAAACGGAGGCTACTCTGGCGGAGGTGGAAACGGAGGTTATTCCGGCGGAGGTGGAAACGGTGGCTATTCAGGCGGAGGTGGAAACGGTGGCTATTCCGGCGGTGGTGGCTACTCTGGAGGTGGCGGAGGTGGTTACTCTGGAGGAGGCGGCGGTGGCTACTCTGGAGGAGGTGGTAACGGAGGTTATTCCGGAGGTGGTGGCTACTCCggtggcggtggtggcggTGGCTACTCCGGCGGCGGAGGTGGTCAAAGTTACGCCAGCAACGGAGGCTACCAATATTAA